GCGCTGTTTCTGCGGCTTTGAAGGAACGCAGCTTTGGGGTTCTTTGGGAACTTGATATGGCTTCCAAGCTGCACGAGAAAGGCGTTGATTACGAGGGCGCGTTTCGTGTGCTTGAGGTATGCAATCCGAAAGTCGCGAAACAAGTTCTCGAGCACAATCCGCTTGTGGGCTATTTCTTGCCGTGTAAGATCGTCGTCTACGAGGACAAGGACGGCACCAACAAAATTGGGCTTGCCAACCCCACAGCGCTGATTGGGCTCGTGGGAGATGAACAATTATCAGGGATTGCTAAGGACATTGAAGATACCCTGATTGCGGCGGTAGAAGCAGCAAAGTAGTTGCTTGCAGTTGATTGGGCGGGCGGCGGCCGGCGCGGCTCCAGGGACGGGGGACGAGCGTGACTGCCAGCTCAACCACCAAGGATTGCGGAGTCAGGCAGCATAAGTTGACCAGCACTGGCTGGCGAACCTGGCTGCATCAATTGGTGCCCTATTATCAGACCATCACAAGCAACACCAACCCGGAAGGTGCCTGGTTGGTGTTGCTTTTTCGTTTCGGCAGCACGGCACTCAGTTGTTGAGTCAAAGGCGAGAGTTAATGTCACTGGATGGGCGGAACGTTACTGAATAAGGAGGCAGGTGCCGTTGCCACGCGAGGAGTAGACAAAGTTTGGGCACTTCGACAGCCACAAATTGGGCGGGCACCGTCTCTTCGCCAGGCCACCCTTACATAGGCTAGAGCAGAATCCGAAAGGAGGTTCTTAATCCATGTATGGTGTTTTTGGAGGGTACACTCGTTGGGCTGTAGTGTTCCTTATCATTTTCGTGCTGTTTGTTTTGTTCGTCCCTTATGAAGGGATGGGCGCAGGCATGGGTGCCGGTGCAGGTGCCGGCGTCGCATACTAAAGTCTGTTCTCAAGACCGCAACGGTTTTGTGATCCGCTCAAACAGTGAGCGTCAAACTGGAGGCCGCCCTTCTGGGGCGGCCTCTGATTGTCGAGAAGCCGCTTCCTTCAGGGCTTCCTCGACTCCTTTGTCATTGGGTGCCGCGGGCGCCGCCGGCGCCGCTGGCGCGTAAGCGTCCGTGGAACTACTGGTCTTGGTCTTGGTCTTGGTCTTGGTCTTGGTCTTGGTCTTGGTCTTGGTTTGCTCCGGTAATTTGTAATAACGCGCCCAGAGCGCGTTATTTCCGAATGCATGTACAGTGCCAGCAAAAAATAGCGTGCTGTGGAAGCGCTATGGATGAACCTTGAGTCAATAACGACATGTGAACGTGTTATTTTCGTCAGTTTTGGTGAATAACGCGCTGCGAGCGCGTTATTTCCACTTCAACGTGTTTCGGGCAGGGTGAATAACGCGTTCCCGCCTCGCTATCGTCGACCCAACTTCCAACCCAGCCAAAGCCAGAGGGCGCGATGGAATCCCGTGCTATTGATGCCAGTCACACCCGCGGATGTCCATGGCGCAAGTCCATGGCGCAAGTCCATGGCGCAAGTCCATGGGGATGTCCATGGCATGGACATGGCATGGACATGGCATGTCCGTCGCATATCTATCGCATATCTATCGCATGCCTATCGCGTGTCTATGGCATGTCCATCGCCACAGTCAACTCGCCGGGAACGATACGACGGGCACTTTGATGGTCGGGGTCACGGAGACTAGTGTCATGATATAGGGACGAACTCCAGTTTGGTGCATTACGATGGCGTAGACTCCAGGTTGCTTGGCAGAAAACGTGATGGCGGCGGGGGAGCTTGCACGGTTCTGACCTGCCCGGCCTGCCGCATCTCCGGCACCAGCGATGCCCGCTGACGTCGCCCCAGCATTCATGCTGTAGGGGACCACCGAGAGTGCCGCCGCGCCACCGTGGGTGTTCGCTCCCTGGTTAGACCTCATCGTGGCTCTCAGGCTCCAGCCCACAGGGATGGAAATACTCGTCAAGCGCTGATTTGCAGTCTGCGGTGAACTGTTTGCAGATGGGCCCCGCACGTCCGCCGAACTCGTGGAGGTGCGTGGTGTAAAGACCAGCCTAACGGTCTTTGTCGCGTTGTCGACCTGGACTGTGGAGTTACCCGTGAGTGCACCTAAATTCGCCGCGCCGATGCGGTTTTGCATCCCCGAGTTTCCGAGTCCCATCGCTGAAGATGAGTTTGCAGGTGCCTGTGCACCTGAGTGCAGTCGGTTTGGAGTGTTGAGGGAATCCACTGCTTGATTCGCGAATCCCGCAGCTCCGTTCAGGGCGTTTCCTGTGTTGTTGGTGGCGTTTTGTATCGGATCACAAGCGGTGAGAGAGAAGGTTAGACCGGCAAGTCCAACCAACAACTGGATTTTTCGCATATCATTCTCCCCCCTGGTCAATGTGTCAATGTGCCTCTGTATGGATTCATTGTTGTGTAGCGTTCCCGCTAGCCATGTTGGTATGTATGGCGTGCTGAGCCTGGACCACGTTTGACCTGCAAATTCTTCTCCAGGAACAGCGTGCCAACCGGGACAGATACCGCGTCGAGGCAATCGCACAGTGACATATGGTGTAGCACATCTCGTAGGCGAGGGAGGTGTCTTGTATGTACGGTGGATATGGGATATTTGGTGGCTACACACGTTGGGCCGTTGTGTTTCTTATCATCTTCGTGCTGTTCTTCCTGCTTGTACCTGGATACGGCGCGGCTGCCGCAACGTGCTAATGACGGAGTGGGCGCTTTCCCTGCAACGTGACACGCCTGTGCCACATCTCGGTTTACAAACCGAGTCTCAAACGTTTACTTAGAGTGGGGTAAGGTGAGGGATACAGCCCGAGGAACAGGGGACTCCGCGGCGAGCATTGGATTTGCTCGCGGAGTCCCCATTCTTCGGCGGGGATGACGGGACATGCTGCGCTTAGCTTTCAACTTTTTGCTGGGACACTCAAACCTCGACTTTCAGCCTAGACTTAGACTCGCGAAATCATCGGACTATCGCTGTTGATGGTCACGTGCAGTTGAATCGATGCACCTGCAACCGCTTCATCAAGCATGAAATCCGCGACAGGGTCTTCAATCGTCTGCTGAATCAGTCTGCGCAGCGGGCGGGCTCCAAAGCGTGGGTCCCTTCCGTGAACAGCCAGCCACTGCACGACCGTATCGTCGTACTCCATCATCACGTTGTTGCCTGCTAATTGATGGGTCAACTCATCGAGCATCAAGCGTACAATTTGCTCGAGGTCTTCCTCTGCGAGGTTTTCAAATCGGATGATGGAATCCAGGCGATTCAAAAACTCTGGCTTGAAGTGGCCGGTAAGGTCACTTATGACGTCTTGCTGCGCCTTTACGTCGCCATCCGCTTGAAATCCCAGCGTGATTTTCTTATCTGTGATGCCCGCGTTACTCGTCATGATGATGACACTGTCCTCAAAGTGGACTGTGCGTCCCTGGCTGTCGGTGAGTCGGCCATCCTCCAAGATTTGCAGCAACACGTTCAATACGTCTGGGTGTGCTTTCTCAATTTCGTCAAGGAGCACGAGGCTGTATGGATGTCTCCGGATTTGCTCCGTCAGTTGGCCGGCCTCTTCATGACCGACGTATCCGGGAGGCGATCCGATGATTTTCGACACCGAGTGCCGCTCCATGTATTCGCTCATATCCAGGCGGATCATCGCATCTTCTGTGCCAAACAACTCCTTGGCGAGCGCACGTGCCAGCTCCGTCTTGCCGACACCCGTCGGTCCAAAAAAGAGGAAGGAGCCAATCGGACGGTGCTTTGGTTTCAGGCCAGCGCGGCTCCTGCGAACCGCTTTGGCGACCTGGCGAACGGCTGTGTCTTGACCAATCACTCGCGCGCGCAAGTGGCGTTCCAGGTCCTTTAAGCGTTGTTGCTCATCCGCTTGAAGTTTCGTCACTGGGATGCCTGTCTTGTCTTCGACAATGCGGCGAATGTCTTCGACCGTCACAACCTCTGTCACAACCTCACGCGTAGCCGGAGCGGTGGCTGCACCACTGACAGCATCCGAGTTGATACCGTCAGCAGTGTCCAAGGTTTTACCATCGACCGCCGGTGTATGGTCCTTGGTGTGCTCTGCCTTGATTCCCATGGCGAGGAGAGCTTGTTCCTCGTCGCGCAGTCGAGCCGCCCGCTCATAGTCTTCAACCTTAGTCGCCTCGGTCTTTTCGGCGGCGATTTGTTCGAGCCGCGCTGCGATACTGTCGGGATTCGCTCCCTGGCGAAGATTGGCTTTCGAGCCCGCTTCGTCCATCAGATCAATCGCCTTGTCAGGCAACCGCCGATCGCGCAAGTACCGATGCGACAACTCCGCGCAGGCACGAATGGCTCCTGGTGTGTACTGCACTTGATGGAAGTCTTCATAACGCGATACGAGCCCTTCGAGAATGACTACAGTGTCTTCGACGGATGGTTCTTCGACCATCACGGGCTGGAACCGACGTTCAAGCGCAGCATCCTTCTCAATTTGGCGGTACTCCTTCAAGGTCGTGGCCCCGACAACTTGAATATCTCCGCGTGCCAGTGCAGGTTTCAGGATGTTACCGGCATCCATAGAGCCTTGCGCTGAGCCAGCGCCGACCAACAAGTGCAGCTCATCGATGAACAGGATGACGTCTTCCCTCGACTGGAGCTCGGCAATCAACTGCTGCATCCGCTCTTCGAACTGGCCGCGAATCCCCGTGTCCGCTACAAGTGAAGCAACGTCGAGCACGAAAATCTCACGGTTCTTTAGTTTCGCCGGCACTTTGCCGTCGGCGATGCGAACTGCCAAACCTTCCACGACGGCTGTTTTACCGACACCAGGTTCACCAATCAGCACCGGGTTATTCTTGTTTCGACGATTCAGGATCTCGATAACCCGCTCAACCTCTTTGTCTCGGCCGATGACGGGGTCAATCTCACCGGATCGGGCAGCGTCTGTCAGGTTGCGTCCCAGTTGCTCGAGCAGGCCAGGTTGTCCGTTGCCGTTTACATGTTGGCGAATGCGATTCTGGCCGGCCATTGGCGTGCCAGCGCCAGGGTGGTGGGAGCCCGGCCCCTGCGGACCAGCCGTTGGCGATCCCGCCATAAAACCACCCCAGTTCGCCAAATCCCATGGCCCAGCAGATTTACCAGAGCCACTCGCGGGTGCAGGGAATCCACCCGTGATTGCTCCTGGAATTCCACCAGAAATGCCACCAGGGAATCCACCAAGGAGTCCACCGAGGCCACTAGGGAGGCCACTAGGGAGTCCACTAGGGAGTCCGCCAGGGAGTCCACTCGCAGGCCCGCCGGATCCTTGAAGCACTTCGGTGTACCAGTCCTGGTAACAGGACGAGCACAAATTCATTTGTTCCGCTTGGCCGTTATAATCCATCCGAATGACAACATTGGCTGGACGTACCTCACAACGATCGCATTTCATCGCATTTCCTCCTCACAATTTCGGTCTAAGTTTTCAGGTCTCAGGCCACGTATCGGACTGAGTCTCAGGTGTCATTGATCATTGAATCAGGTGTCATTCATCATTGAATTAGGTGTCATTCATCATTGAATTAGGTGTCATTCATCATTGAATTAGGTGTCATTGATCATTGAATCAGGTTGAAGCAGGTGAAGATGTCGCCGCGTCGTTGTCCACATCTCGCAACCGAAACCTGCTTGGGAATGGGATTCGCTGCAAGAACGCAGCCGGCCGAAGCCACTTTGATTGTTCTAGAGTTCGACTTCGACTTCGAATCTGACTTTGACTTTGCTTCCGGTTTAGATGTTGACTTTGACTTTGACTTTGACTTCGACTTCGACTTCCGGCTTAGAGGTTGACCCCGACTTTGACTTTGACTTACTTTGACCTTTCTTGACCACATTATACTTTGACCTTGTTTGACTTTCAAGTCCCTATGTCATTCGGATTTGGACGGCAACGGAATACCCCGCTGGGTATGTGAGATTTTACAGCTATACATTTGTATCTTAAGAGGGTACGGGGGAGGGTATATTGAATTCTGCAGGGATACATTTGTGTCTTGCATGCATACCGGATGGGGTATAATTGAGCGTTTGGGTAAGAATATACCCCCAGGCCCAAGGATGCAGCGATAGTTTTGGTCCTTAGATTCGTGGGGGTACCCCCCAACTCGAGAGCGCAGCGATAGTTTTGGTCCTTAAGTTCGAATGGGTACCCCCGTGTTTCAGGCAGAGAGGGATAGTTTTGTATCTTACGGCTGCCACAGTCGACTCGGCAAGTTACATTTTATTCTACAAAATGGGTCTATATCCCATATTAGCCGACAGCAATTCGATGCTCTTAGTTGTGTAACGATAGATTTGTTCCTTGCGCGGGCTCAACCGCTGTTTCATTGGCCCTCCGGGAATATCGCGCTGTACGTTTTGGACGCTCCTATGGTCGTTCAATGAAGTTCAATGCGGAAGGGGCTGGGTTTCCCCAGCCCCTAACCACTTTATAATTGTCCGCCGCGCATCATCTGAACGGTCTGTCCGCTCCAAAGCCTCGCTCCGGCAGGTGGCCTACATCTCCACAGCCTCGCGGCCGCCTTGTTGCAGCAAGAACATCTTATGATACAGGCCTTGCTCCGCCAGTAACTCCTGATGCGTCCCACGTTCAACAATTTCACCGTGGTGGAGGACGAGAATGTTATCGGCGTCCTGAATGGTGGAGAGGCGGTGGGCAATCGCGATAGTCGTACGCCCTCGGCGCATTCTCTCCAAGGCCGTCTGGATGGCTTCTTCCGTTTCGGTGTCCACACTTGCAGTGGCTTCGTCAAGGACCAGTATCTTCGGCTCGATGGCCATCGTACGCGCGAACGAGATGAGTTGCCGTTGCCCAGCTGACAACGTCGACCCTCGTTCCCGCACTGGCTCCGCGTACCCGCGTGACAGTTTCTCAATGAACGTGTCCGCTTGGACAAACCGTGCTGCGCTCTTCACTTCTTCATCGCCGATCCGCTGATTCCCGAGCCTGATGTTCTGGGCGATGTCGCCGACAAACAGGAACGGATCCTGCAGGACAAGCCCGACCTTCGATCGCAGCTCGTCATCGCTATAGCGGTCAAGCGAAACATCGTCAATTGTGATTTGGCCGTGCACCACGGGGTAGAAGCGCATCAACAGGTTCACGATGGAACTTTTGCCGCTTCCCGTGTGACCAACGAGCGCAACGGTCTGACCTGGATAGGCCGTGAAAGAGATGTTCTTCAAGACTTCCGTCTCGCCGTCATAGGAAAAGCTGACATTGTCGAAGCAGATCTTCCCACTTGTAATCACGGGGTTCATCACGGGGTCAGTGACGGAGTTCATCACGGGGTCAGTGACGGGGTCAGTGACGGAGCTCATCACGGGGTCCATTACCACAAGTGGACCTGCTGCCGCTGCCGGGTCGTGCTCCAGCTTCTGAGTGGGGGCATAGAGTGTCTGGTCTAACAGCTGGAAGACGCGTTCACTCGCCACCATGGCCTGTTGGAAGACGTTCAACTGCTGCATCATCTGGTTGACCGGCTCAAAGAATCGTTCGAGGTAGTTGACAAACGCGTACAGCACACCGATGTCAATCAACTGGTGAAATGACTGAAATCCAAAGAAGTACATGATGACAACAAGCCCAGCAAAGTATAGGACGTCCATCAGTGGACGGAGCAGCAGGCTGTTGATTTGAATGTTTCGCAACCGGGCCGCCTGGTATT
The Alicyclobacillus curvatus genome window above contains:
- a CDS encoding DUF302 domain-containing protein, with product MFHYTVTTQKSLDDAISAVSAALKERSFGVLWELDMASKLHEKGVDYEGAFRVLEVCNPKVAKQVLEHNPLVGYFLPCKIVVYEDKDGTNKIGLANPTALIGLVGDEQLSGIAKDIEDTLIAAVEAAK
- a CDS encoding ATP-dependent Clp protease ATP-binding subunit, which produces MAGSPTAGPQGPGSHHPGAGTPMAGQNRIRQHVNGNGQPGLLEQLGRNLTDAARSGEIDPVIGRDKEVERVIEILNRRNKNNPVLIGEPGVGKTAVVEGLAVRIADGKVPAKLKNREIFVLDVASLVADTGIRGQFEERMQQLIAELQSREDVILFIDELHLLVGAGSAQGSMDAGNILKPALARGDIQVVGATTLKEYRQIEKDAALERRFQPVMVEEPSVEDTVVILEGLVSRYEDFHQVQYTPGAIRACAELSHRYLRDRRLPDKAIDLMDEAGSKANLRQGANPDSIAARLEQIAAEKTEATKVEDYERAARLRDEEQALLAMGIKAEHTKDHTPAVDGKTLDTADGINSDAVSGAATAPATREVVTEVVTVEDIRRIVEDKTGIPVTKLQADEQQRLKDLERHLRARVIGQDTAVRQVAKAVRRSRAGLKPKHRPIGSFLFFGPTGVGKTELARALAKELFGTEDAMIRLDMSEYMERHSVSKIIGSPPGYVGHEEAGQLTEQIRRHPYSLVLLDEIEKAHPDVLNVLLQILEDGRLTDSQGRTVHFEDSVIIMTSNAGITDKKITLGFQADGDVKAQQDVISDLTGHFKPEFLNRLDSIIRFENLAEEDLEQIVRLMLDELTHQLAGNNVMMEYDDTVVQWLAVHGRDPRFGARPLRRLIQQTIEDPVADFMLDEAVAGASIQLHVTINSDSPMISRV
- a CDS encoding ABC transporter ATP-binding protein, with product MAAVSAPTGVFRRLLRYLGPHRGLLTWAFLLLGLGTAADVLGPVLIQKFIDNYLTPQRFPVRPLVLLSVGYLLLQVASAGLNFVQLVMFQNAALKMIQALRIEVFGKVQRLGLAFFDRTPTGVLVSRITNDTEAIKDFYVTVLSTYVKDAMLLVGIFVAMFYLDVRLALLCVILAPLIVVSMGLYRKWSGRVFHVARRKLSQLNAKLNESLQGMYLIQAMRQQERLRREFAEVNQEYQAARLRNIQINSLLLRPLMDVLYFAGLVVIMYFFGFQSFHQLIDIGVLYAFVNYLERFFEPVNQMMQQLNVFQQAMVASERVFQLLDQTLYAPTQKLEHDPAAAAGPLVVMDPVMSSVTDPVTDPVMNSVTDPVMNPVITSGKICFDNVSFSYDGETEVLKNISFTAYPGQTVALVGHTGSGKSSIVNLLMRFYPVVHGQITIDDVSLDRYSDDELRSKVGLVLQDPFLFVGDIAQNIRLGNQRIGDEEVKSAARFVQADTFIEKLSRGYAEPVRERGSTLSAGQRQLISFARTMAIEPKILVLDEATASVDTETEEAIQTALERMRRGRTTIAIAHRLSTIQDADNILVLHHGEIVERGTHQELLAEQGLYHKMFLLQQGGREAVEM